Below is a genomic region from Pseudomonas sp. JQ170C.
TCACTGAACAGCCCCGTCACCAGTGGCCCGATCCCGACGCCGAGCAAGGTGCTGACTATGGTCTGCAAGGCCATCGCGGTACCGCGGCGGCTGGCGGGTACCAGTTGGGTCACCAGGTTGTACGAAGGCGCCACCCACCACACCACAAAGAAGCTGTACAACGCGCACCAGAGCATGGCGACCGGGATGGGCACGCCCGCAAAGTGGGTCAGTACGCCCGCCGGCCACAGCAGGTAGATGATCAACGCCGTCAGGGCGATCAGGTTTCCCAGCACCGGGATGAGGATTTGCCAATGGGGGCTGCGGTGGCTCAGGCGGTCGTTGAGCCAGCCGGCAAACAGGCCGCCGATGCCGGCCGCGACGCCGCAGATCACACCCGCCAGCATGCCGGCATGCTGCAACGACAGGTCGTGGGAGCGGATCAGGAAACTGGTGTTCCACATGCCGATGGCATAAGAACTCAAGGTGGTCAGGCCACCGGCCAGGATCAGGCAGCGGTAGGCGGGCAGGGCCCAGAGCGTGCGCGCCTCGCGGCCCAGGCCCAGTGCCGGCGTGGCCGGGGCGTTGCTGGTCAGGTCCCAGCGACCGCGCAAGGGCTCACGCACCAGCGCCAGCAGCACACAGAACAGCAGCGCCGGCACGCCCAGGGCAATGAATGCGCTGCGCCAGCCATAGTGCTCCACCACCCAGGCGCCGATGCTCAGGCCGATGATCGAGGAAAAGGTCGGCGCCGCGGTAAAGCAACTGATGGCGAACGAGCGCCGATGCGGCGGGTACAGGTCGGCGATCAGCGAAAGCGAAGCCGAGGTGGTGGGCGATTCGCTCACCGCCACCAGCATGCGGGCAATCGCCAGCACCAAGAAGCTGCCGGCCAGGCCGCAGGCCATCGTCGCCAGTGCCCACAGCAGGCACGACACGGCCAGCAGGCGGGTACGCGGCAAGCGGTCGACCAGGCGCCCGGCCGGCAGGCCGAGCACCGCGTACACGGCGGCAAACGCCAGGCCCGAGATCAGCCCCATGGCGGTATCGCCGACACCGAACTCGGCCTTGATCGGGTCGATCATCACCGCCAGGATCTGCCGCCCGACAAAGTTGTCGGCAAACACCATCGCCAACAACAGCAACAGGCCGTGGCCGCGCCAGCCGACAGCGGCGGCCGTCGGCATGCCCCGCGCGTCGGCGGTCAACGCGGTGCCCACAAATCCGGCAAGCCGGGGTCGCTGACCACGATCAGGCGCTTGAGCAGCACCTTCAGTGCCTGGGCATCGGCCGGCCCGAGCTTGGCCGCCAGTTCTTCTTCCACCACCTTGGCCAAGGCCAGTTGCTGCAACGACGCCTCGCGGCCGTTGGCGGTGAGCACGAAGCGCAATTGCCCCACCTCGCCCTCGATGGCCACCAGGTTCTGGCGCTCCAGAAAACGCATGCTCGCCAGCGTCACTTCGTGGCCGGTGTAATTGACGAAGGTGTTGATCTCGTCAAGGGTGAGGTTGTCGCGGATGCACAGCACCGAGAGGATGAAAAACGCCTGTTCGTCCAATTGCTGGTTGTTGAGCAGCAAACGCAGGGCATTGAGCAACTGGTAATGCGCGCGTCCCAGCAAGTAGCCGAGCAGGTCCTCGGTATAGCTGCACTCCGGTGGGGGCGGGGTGGTGGCCAGGCGCAATTCGCTGCGCGGCTTGCGCGTGGCCAGGGCGTACTGGCCGCTCTGGAAGGCCAGGGGCGCGCGTTCGCTGTGATCGAACGCCAGCACTTCGCCGACAAAGATCACATGGTCGCCGCCTTCATACTGGAACGCGGTGCGGCACTGAAAGCGCGCGGTGCAGTCCTGCAACAGGGGCGCTTCGCTGATGCCGTTGTCGAACTGGATCTCGGCGAACTTGTCTTCGCCCTGGGTGGCGAAACGTCCGGACAGTTGCTCCTGTTCGGTCGACAGCACATGCACGTTCCAGTGCTTGCCGTTGCTGAAAATCGGCAGGCTGCGGGCCTTTTTCGACAGGCTCCAGAGCACCAGCGGCGGGTTGAGCGACACCGAGTTGAAGCTGTTGGCGGTGATGCCCACTGGCGAGCCGTCTTCGGCCTGGGTGGTGATGATAGTGACCCCGGTGGTGAAGGTGCCGAGCGCGGTGCGAAAGGCCTGGGGGTCGAAACCGATGTTTGGCGTTGCCATGACTGACCTCATGGGGTGGATTTTCGTGTTGCCAGTATTGGTCGCAGGCCTTGTGTACACATCGTCTTAACGGACTAACGCAATTGCCGGGTTCTCGTCCGATCGGACGAGGCGCGCAGCCCTTGTGCACCGCTAGTGTGGCGCCAGCCGCCACCCACGTGAGCAAGGGGAACTCGATGACTTCAATACACCCATCCGTAGACCAACTGAGCCGCCTGCTGGCGCGCCAGAAAGACGCCTTCAATACCGCCGGTGCCGTAAGCGCCGCCACTCGCCGCCAGCGCCTGCAGCAGGTGATCGAGCTTCTGGTACGCCACCACGGTGAACTGACCGAGGCCATCGACCTGGACTTTGGCGGCCGGCCTGCCGGCTTCTCGCTGATGAACGATGTGATCGGTTCCCTGTCTTCGCTCAAGCACGCCCGCGATCACCTCGAGCACTGGATGCAGGACGAACAGCGCCCGCCGTTTGCGCCCTACGACCAGATGGGCGCCCAGGCCTGGGTGATGCACCAGCCCAAGGGCAGCGTCGGCATCATCGGCACCTGGAATGCGCCGCTGTACACCTTGCTCAGCCCGCTGGCCTCGGCCCTGGCGGCAGGCAACCGGGCGATCCTCAAGCCTTCGGACGTGCTGCCGCGTACCGCGCAATTGCTCGAGAACCTGTTCGCCGAGTACATCGATCCGCTGGATGTGGCGGTGATCACCGGTGACTCTTCGGTGGCCAAAGTCTTTTCAGGCCAGCCGTTCGATCACCTGGTCTTTACCGGCAGCACCGAGGTGGGCCGCTCGGTCATGCGCAACGCGTCCGAGCACCTGGTGCCGGTGACCCTGGAGCTGGGCGGCAAATCGCCGGTGATCGTTTCATCCAGCGCCGACATTGCCCGCGCCGCCTTCAGCATCGCCGTGGCCAAAGCCAGCAACGGCGGGCAGATCTGCATCAACCCGGACCTGGTCTACGTGCCCGAGGCGCGTCTCGAAGACTTCCTCGCCGCGCTGCGCAGCAGCTACTGCGAACTCCACCCCACCATTGCCGGCAACCCGGACGTGGTGGCGGTGGTCAACCAGCGGCATGTGGAGCGGGTCGAACGCTATGTGCGCGAAGCGCGCGAGTCAGGCGCGCGGGTCGAATGCCTGCCTGAAACCGTGGCACTGGATGCCGAAGATCGCCGGCGTCCGTTGCAGGTGGTGGTCAACCCGCCGCAGGACAGCCTGATCATGCGCGAGGAAATCTTCGGCCCGGCGCTGGTGGTGCTGACCTATAAGGATGTCGATCAGGTGCTGGCCGAAATCAACGCGCGCCCCCGGCCGCTGGCCCTGTACTACTTCGGCACCGACCTCAACGAACAGCGACATGTGCTCGAGCACAGCCTGTCAGGCGGGGTGACCCTCAACGATGTGATGATGCACGCCGCCATGCACGATGCGCCTTTCGGCGGCGTGGGGGCGTCGGGGCTGGGGCACTATCACGGGCGCGAGGGCTTCCTTGAGTTCAGCCACATGCGTACCGTGTTCAAGGCGCCGGCCCACGACCCGCGCCGCGAATGGGGCTTGCTGCCGCCCTACGGCGAGCACTACCTGGCCGCGATGACCGCCCTGGTAACCGCCGATTGATCATCACCCCACGCACGCCTTCAGACCCGCACAGGAAGTAGCACTCATGACCGAGCACAGCACCGCCCCCACGCCTTCGACCCCTGAAGGACCCGCCACCTGGCCCCGGCGCAGCGTTCTCAAGGCCGGGGCCCTGGCCGCGGGCGTCGGCTTGCTCGGCCGCTTTGCCGATGCTC
It encodes:
- a CDS encoding spinster family MFS transporter; its protein translation is MPTAAAVGWRGHGLLLLLAMVFADNFVGRQILAVMIDPIKAEFGVGDTAMGLISGLAFAAVYAVLGLPAGRLVDRLPRTRLLAVSCLLWALATMACGLAGSFLVLAIARMLVAVSESPTTSASLSLIADLYPPHRRSFAISCFTAAPTFSSIIGLSIGAWVVEHYGWRSAFIALGVPALLFCVLLALVREPLRGRWDLTSNAPATPALGLGREARTLWALPAYRCLILAGGLTTLSSYAIGMWNTSFLIRSHDLSLQHAGMLAGVICGVAAGIGGLFAGWLNDRLSHRSPHWQILIPVLGNLIALTALIIYLLWPAGVLTHFAGVPIPVAMLWCALYSFFVVWWVAPSYNLVTQLVPASRRGTAMALQTIVSTLLGVGIGPLVTGLFSDLLVTQFAEQSLRYALVLVSLPLLGSVALLARTAVHARKHGYGRGL
- a CDS encoding flavin reductase family protein encodes the protein MATPNIGFDPQAFRTALGTFTTGVTIITTQAEDGSPVGITANSFNSVSLNPPLVLWSLSKKARSLPIFSNGKHWNVHVLSTEQEQLSGRFATQGEDKFAEIQFDNGISEAPLLQDCTARFQCRTAFQYEGGDHVIFVGEVLAFDHSERAPLAFQSGQYALATRKPRSELRLATTPPPPECSYTEDLLGYLLGRAHYQLLNALRLLLNNQQLDEQAFFILSVLCIRDNLTLDEINTFVNYTGHEVTLASMRFLERQNLVAIEGEVGQLRFVLTANGREASLQQLALAKVVEEELAAKLGPADAQALKVLLKRLIVVSDPGLPDLWAPR
- a CDS encoding coniferyl aldehyde dehydrogenase, translated to MTSIHPSVDQLSRLLARQKDAFNTAGAVSAATRRQRLQQVIELLVRHHGELTEAIDLDFGGRPAGFSLMNDVIGSLSSLKHARDHLEHWMQDEQRPPFAPYDQMGAQAWVMHQPKGSVGIIGTWNAPLYTLLSPLASALAAGNRAILKPSDVLPRTAQLLENLFAEYIDPLDVAVITGDSSVAKVFSGQPFDHLVFTGSTEVGRSVMRNASEHLVPVTLELGGKSPVIVSSSADIARAAFSIAVAKASNGGQICINPDLVYVPEARLEDFLAALRSSYCELHPTIAGNPDVVAVVNQRHVERVERYVREARESGARVECLPETVALDAEDRRRPLQVVVNPPQDSLIMREEIFGPALVVLTYKDVDQVLAEINARPRPLALYYFGTDLNEQRHVLEHSLSGGVTLNDVMMHAAMHDAPFGGVGASGLGHYHGREGFLEFSHMRTVFKAPAHDPRREWGLLPPYGEHYLAAMTALVTAD